Proteins encoded by one window of Arabidopsis thaliana chromosome 2, partial sequence:
- a CDS encoding protein kinase and Mad3-BUB1-I domain-containing protein (ATP binding;protein kinases;protein serine/threonine kinases; FUNCTIONS IN: protein serine/threonine kinase activity, protein kinase activity, ATP binding; INVOLVED IN: protein amino acid phosphorylation; LOCATED IN: cellular_component unknown; CONTAINS InterPro DOMAIN/s: Mitotic checkpoint serine/threonine protein kinase, Bub1 (InterPro:IPR015661), Protein kinase, catalytic domain (InterPro:IPR000719), Serine/threonine-protein kinase domain (InterPro:IPR002290), Mad3/BUB1 homology region 1 (InterPro:IPR013212), Serine/threonine-protein kinase-like domain (InterPro:IPR017442), Serine/threonine-protein kinase, active site (InterPro:IPR008271), Protein kinase-like domain (InterPro:IPR011009); BEST Arabidopsis thaliana protein match is: BUB1-related (BUB1: budding uninhibited by benzymidazol 1) (TAIR:AT2G33560.1); Has 7386 Blast hits to 7115 proteins in 591 species: Archae - 30; Bacteria - 832; Metazoa - 2305; Fungi - 1186; Plants - 1328; Viruses - 3; Other Eukaryotes - 1702 (source: NCBI BLink).), with amino-acid sequence MTIGYRDAAGDPLFPWLMEIKNSMEDLYAGKNSGYDLDKLLFDCISTYKKDSRYRNDLRFLKIWFLYLEGREDFERVYREIEETEICKGHSLLYEWYAIFLEVKGLWRRANSVYQTGLSRKAEPFDRLKEAHSLFLQRISKRTKASSLEKVGDDAQATDLETGFVNPWETSTVNGLIHKIKPQLVKYDGYHVSNKVFPGKANLSSLQNYSRNKIIEIGGRKYQMKGCAGQGGFAQVFKAFIDSNPDEVVALKVQKPPFPWEFHMYRQLDCRIPDSQRSSFGLAQRVHVYSDYSILVCDYLSHGTLQDVINSYVVVGKSMEEVLCMYYTIEMLNMLETLHSVGIIHGDFKPDNLLIRYPPENLTETGFHEKTGSWSKKGLCLVDWGRGIDLSLFPRTTEFTGDCRTSGFRCVEMKEDKPWKFQVDTYGLCVIVHMMLHNVYMEIEKKQSLDGGYINMPRTSFKRYWKVDLWKELFTKLLNRETCEDDTETLRNLRKSMEEYICSDPKLMKKLNELLAKQRISLCSS; translated from the exons ATGACAATCGGTTACAGAGACGCCGCCGGAGACCCGCTCTTCCCGTGGCTTAT GGAGATTAAAAATTCGATGGAGGATCTATACGCTGGTAAAAATTCCGGATACGATCTCGATAAGCTTCTATTTGATTGTATCTCAACTTATAAGAAAGATTCTCGGTACCGAAATGACCTCAGATTCCTCAAGATCTGGTTTCTCTAT CTTGAAGGCAGGGAAGATTTTGAGAGGGTTTATAGAGAAATTGAAGAGACTGAGATATGTAAAGGGCATTCGTTGCTCTATGAATGGTATGCTATTTTTCTTGAGGTCAAAGGATTGTGGCGAAGAGCAAATTCTGTTTATCAGACTGGTCTTTCAAG GAAAGCTGAACCATTTGACAGGTTAAAAGAGGCTCACTCATTGTTCTTACAAAGAATCTCTAAGAGGACCAAAGCATCTTCCCTTGAAaag GTTGGTGATGATGCTCAGGCCACTGACTTGGAGACGGGTTTTGTGAATCCATGGGAAACATCCACTGTGAACGGCTTAATTCACAAGATAAAACCACAGCTTGTGAAATATGAT GGGTACCATGTAAGCAACAAAGTTTTCCCTGGAAAGGCCAACCTGTCATCTTTGCAGAATTATTCCAGAAATAAGATCATTGAGATAG GTGGAAGAAAGTACCAGATGAAGGGCTGTGCTGGCCAAGGTGGTTTTGCTCAAGTGTTCAAAGCATTCATTGACAGCAATCCTGATGAAGTAGTTGCTCTAAAG GTACAAAAACCACCTTTTCCTTGGGAATTCCACATGTATCGCCAACTTGATTGCAGGATCCCAGATAGCCAA AGATCAAGTTTTGGATTGGCTCAGAGAGTGCACGTGTATTCAGACTACAGTATACTTGTCTGCGATTATTTATCACACGGGACACTCCAG GACGTCATAAACTCGTATGTCGTTGTTGGAAAGTCCATGGAAGAAGTTTTGTGCATGTATTACACAATAGAAATGCTGAACATGCTGGAGACTTTGCACAGTGTTGGAATCATTCATGGTGATTTCAAGCCAGACAATCTGCTGATCCGATACCCTCC AGAAAACCTAACTGAGACAGGCTTTCATGAGAAAACAGGTTCTTGGAGCAAGAAG GGTCTCTGTCTTGTTGACTGGGGTAGAGGAATAGACTTGAGCTTGTTTCCTAGAACCACCGAGTTTACAGGAGATTGTCGTACCTCAGGCTTCCGTTGCGTGGAGATGAAGGAGGATAAACCTTGGAAGTTTCAG GTGGACACTTATGGACTATGTGTAATCGTCCACATGATGCTGCACAACGTCTACATGGAGATCGAGAAGAAGCAATCTCTGGACGGTGGCTACATTAATATGCCGAGAACTTCATTTAAAAG ATACTGGAAGGTGGATCTGTGGAAAGAACTGTTCACGAAGCTGCTCAACAGAGAAACGTGTGAAGATGACACAGAGACACTGAGGAATCTGAGAAAGTCAATGGAAGAGTATATATGCTCTGATCCTAAGCtcatgaagaagcttaacGAGTTACTCGCCAAACAACGCATCTCGTTATGCTCTTCGTAA
- a CDS encoding RING/U-box superfamily protein (RING/U-box superfamily protein; FUNCTIONS IN: zinc ion binding; LOCATED IN: endomembrane system; EXPRESSED IN: 22 plant structures; EXPRESSED DURING: 13 growth stages; CONTAINS InterPro DOMAIN/s: Zinc finger, RING-type (InterPro:IPR001841), Zinc finger, C3HC4 RING-type (InterPro:IPR018957); BEST Arabidopsis thaliana protein match is: RING/U-box superfamily protein (TAIR:AT4G28370.1); Has 35333 Blast hits to 34131 proteins in 2444 species: Archae - 798; Bacteria - 22429; Metazoa - 974; Fungi - 991; Plants - 531; Viruses - 0; Other Eukaryotes - 9610 (source: NCBI BLink).) has translation MNNLGNFGVWGFGFFSLSIWFAVLQQANGLRPIRETARSWGDEWLFGKKEKGGAGPFSAWNITGTYRGTWKFLDTVNSSSKFPDFRKESGNSVIELVTSPTKITGVHYVQGAVVFHDVFDNEHNVGGAQIKVEGVYIWPFRQLRLVANSGKKSDSGLEDDYLLSNPYHLLGIFSSQVFQESPRDRILKQKTSPIYEMEKHCNIEIAAQISQSTSSENNGDKDRYQIEGLMESPAVDDEVDCFSPLSLNATSINVEVYYNKAVNYTLMVTFVSFLQVLLLIRQMEHSNTQSGAAKVSIVMIGQQAIMDSYLCLLHLTAGILVESLFNAFATAAFFKFVVFSIFEMRYLLSIWKATRPSTSGEGWETMRRELSFLYSRFYGILLGGILLMYEFHNYMRPILLLMYSFWIPQIVANVVRDSRKPLHPYYILGMTVTRLAIPLYVFGCPKNFMRVEPSKAWCVSLCAFMGFQAGVLLLQHYFGSRCFVPRKLLPEKYSYYRRLDHNVNRSRDCVICMTTIDLRHRINDCMVTPCEHIFHSGCLQRWMDIKMECPTCRRPLPPA, from the exons ATGAATAATCTGGGGAATTTTGGGGTTTGGGGATTCGGGTTCTTCTCCTTATCTATTTGGTTTGCGGTTCTGCAACAAGCTAATGGACTCAGACCCATAAGGGAGACTGCTCGGTCCTGGGGCGATGag TGGCTCTttggcaaaaaagaaaaaggtggAGCAGGACCGTTTTCTGCGTGGAATATAACAGGAACATATAGAG GCACATGGAAGTTTCTAGATACTGTAAATAGCTCTTCAAAGTTTCCAGATTTCAGAAAAGAAAGTGGTAACTCTGTCATTGAGTTAGTGACAAGTCCAACAAAAATTACTGGTGTGCATTATGTTCAG GGTGCAGTTGTTTTCCATGACGTATTTGACAATGAACACAATGTGGGTGGTGCCCAAATTAAAGTTGAAGGTGTATATATTTGGCCCTTTAGACAGCTCCGTCTTGTTGCTAACAG CGGAAAGAAGAGTGATTCAGGACTAGAAGACGATTATCTTCTCTCCAACCCCTATCATCTG CTCGGTATTTTTTCCTCCCAAGTATTTCAAGAATCTCCAAGAGACAGAATATTGAAACAGAAAACTT CTCCAATATATGAGATGGAGAAGCACTGCAATATCGAAATAGCTGCCCAAATATCCCAAAGCACTTCTAGTGAAAACA ATGGGGACAAAGATCGTTATCAAATTGAAGGATTGATGGAAAGTCCTGCAGTAGATGATGAAGTAGATTGTTTTTCGCCATTGTCGCTGAATGCAACCTCCATAAACGTCGAAGTCTACTATAACAAGGCTGTGAACTATACATTGATGGTCACTTTT GTCTCGTTCCTCCAGGTTCTTTTATTGATCCGGCAAATGGAGCACAGTAACACACAATCC GGTGCCGCAAAGGTCTCTATAGTAATGATCGGGCAACAAGCCATCATGGATTCTTATTTATGCCTTTTACATCTCACAGCTGGGATTTTAGTTG AATCCCTGTTTAACGCTTTTGCAACAGCTGCGTTCTTCAAATTTGTAGTGTTTTCGATATTTGAGATGAGATATCTTCTGTCCATATGGAAAGCGACCAGGCCTTCAACCAGCGGTGAGGGCTGGGAAACAATGAGGCGTGAGCTCTCCTTTTTGTACAGCCGTTTCT ATGGAATCCTTCTTGGAGGCATATTATTAATGTACGAGTTCCACAACTACATGCGGCCGATCCTCCTACTCATGTACTCATTTTGGATTCCCCAGATAGTTGCAAACGTTGTTCGTGATTCTCGAAAGCCTCTGCACCCATATTATATACTAGGGATGACTGTTACACGACTTGCTATACCGTTGTATGTTTTTGGTTGCCCGAAGAACTTCATGCGTGTAGAGCCCAGCAAGGCCTGGTGTGTAAGCCTGTGTGCATTCATGGGGTTTCAAGCtggtgttcttcttcttcagcattATTTCGGGTCTCGTTGCTTTGTCCCTCGAAAG TTGCTACCTGAGAAATACAGCTACTACAGAAGACTCGATCATAATGTAAACCGAAGCAGGGACTGCGTAATCTGCATGACCACGATTGATCTCAGACACCGTATTAATGATTGCATGGTAACGCCGTGTGAGCATATATTCCACTCGGGATGCTTACAGAGATGGATGGATATAAAGATGGAGTGCCCAACATGTCGTCGCCCACTTCCTCCAGCTTAA
- the RALFL14 gene encoding ralf-like 14 (ralf-like 14 (RALFL14); CONTAINS InterPro DOMAIN/s: Rapid ALkalinization Factor (InterPro:IPR008801); BEST Arabidopsis thaliana protein match is: ralf-like 18 (TAIR:AT2G33130.1); Has 74 Blast hits to 74 proteins in 16 species: Archae - 0; Bacteria - 0; Metazoa - 0; Fungi - 0; Plants - 74; Viruses - 0; Other Eukaryotes - 0 (source: NCBI BLink).), whose protein sequence is MKLLIFAVIISVVLFPVLVSSRTIKCDQLSGKCINGEEKEIMNMRLGLDVSSRRILQASRYISYEALKKNLPDNRRGEPDQRDNPYRRSCDVHSHCYRFTN, encoded by the coding sequence atgaaGCTCTTAATCTTCGCCGTTATTATCTCAGTGGTTTTATTCCCAGTGTTGGTCTCATCTCGAACGATAAAATGTGACCAGTTGAGTGGAAAATGCATCAACggtgaagaaaaagagatcaTGAACATGAGATTAGGTTTGGATGTGAGCAGCCGTAGGATTCTACAAGCATCGAGATATATAAGCTACGAAGCATTGAAGAAAAACTTACCAGATAACCGACGTGGTGAACCGGATCAACGGGATAACCCATACCGACGAAGTTGTGATGTCCATTCACATTGTTACCGGTTTACGAATTAG
- a CDS encoding sugar phosphate exchanger, putative (DUF506) (Protein of unknown function (DUF506); LOCATED IN: chloroplast; EXPRESSED IN: 22 plant structures; EXPRESSED DURING: 14 growth stages; CONTAINS InterPro DOMAIN/s: Protein of unknown function DUF506, plant (InterPro:IPR006502); BEST Arabidopsis thaliana protein match is: Protein of unknown function (DUF506) (TAIR:AT4G32480.1); Has 375 Blast hits to 373 proteins in 24 species: Archae - 0; Bacteria - 0; Metazoa - 0; Fungi - 0; Plants - 373; Viruses - 0; Other Eukaryotes - 2 (source: NCBI BLink).), whose amino-acid sequence MDRQNSDDIMRFLDGMASSDDVLFGFLDEGNQSPEDFSVNLNAGEDDGDEDDNNNNSEDNKAFWQEHEQLLQGTLYRTSSIETKIRQATKEALKQVKSKGLYCVCRRPVDGGCRSCLRGEISRHLRDVAGYDCVISKSKWRSCQDIPAGEHEFIEIVDRSGSKKSEMRVVIELSFRAEFEIAKGSEEYKRLISRLPEVYVGKTERLRSLIKILCIAGKKCLRDKKMHMAPWRKHKYMQAKWLGTCDRSSSLEASVSEAMEPENWVPVAKPRVSMLNYDGLLGGFSAGPATVAVV is encoded by the exons ATGGATCGGCAAAATTCCGATGACATCATGAGATTTCTCGATGGAATGGCTAGCTCCGACGACGTTCTTTTCGGTTTTCTTGACGAAGGAAACCAGTCACCGGAAGATTTCTCCGTAAACCTCAACGCCGGCGAAGATGACGGTGACGAAGACGACAATAATAACAATTCTGAAGATAACAAAGCTTTTTGGCAGGAACACGAACAACTTCTTCAG GGGACACTGTATAGGACAAGTTCCATTGAGACAAAGATTAGACAAGCTACAAAAGAAGCGTTGAAACAAGTTAAATCTAAGGGTCTTTATTGTGTTTGCCGGCGACCAGTGGACGGCGGTTGCCGGAGTTGCTTACGTGGCGAAATCTCTAGACACCTAAGAGATGTCGCCGGCTACGATTGCGTCATCTCTAAATCTAAATGGAGAAGTTGTCAAGACATCCCTGCAG GGGAACACGAATTTATAGAGATTGTGGACCGATCGGGTTCAAAGAAAAGCGAGATGCGAGTGGTGATTGAGTTATCATTTAGGGCAGAGTTTGAGATTGCAAAAGGCAGTGAAGAGTACAAAAGACTTATCAGTCGATTGCCTGAGGTTTACGTCGGGAAAACCGAGAGGCTTCGATCTCTGATAAAGATATTGTGCATAGCGGGAAAGAAATGCTTGAGAGACAAGAAAATGCATATGGCTCCTTGGAGAAAACACAAGTACATGCAAGCCAAGTGGCTTGGCACATGTGATCGATCTAGCTCCTTGGAAGCTTCGGTTTCCGAGGCCATGGAGCCAGAAAATTGGGTGCCGGTGGCGAAGCCTAGGGTTTCTATGTTGAACTATGATGGTCTCTTAGGTGGTTTCTCTGCCGGTCCGGCCACTGTAGCGGTCGTGTGA
- the MAN2 gene encoding Glycosyl hydrolase superfamily protein (Glycosyl hydrolase superfamily protein; FUNCTIONS IN: cation binding, hydrolase activity, hydrolyzing O-glycosyl compounds, catalytic activity; INVOLVED IN: carbohydrate metabolic process; LOCATED IN: endomembrane system; EXPRESSED IN: 23 plant structures; EXPRESSED DURING: 13 growth stages; CONTAINS InterPro DOMAIN/s: Glycoside hydrolase, catalytic core (InterPro:IPR017853), Glycoside hydrolase, family 5 (InterPro:IPR001547), Glycoside hydrolase, subgroup, catalytic core (InterPro:IPR013781); BEST Arabidopsis thaliana protein match is: Glycosyl hydrolase superfamily protein (TAIR:AT4G28320.1); Has 827 Blast hits to 815 proteins in 205 species: Archae - 18; Bacteria - 244; Metazoa - 38; Fungi - 187; Plants - 310; Viruses - 0; Other Eukaryotes - 30 (source: NCBI BLink).) has protein sequence MAAPTGNGPVIPILGFLTCVAFIYLSFGDLWFGLKTEGELAFVKRNGTQFVVDGKALYVNGWNSYWFMDHAVNDHSRHRVSAMLEAGAKMGLTVCRTWAFNDGGYNALQISPGRFDERVFKALDHVIAEAKTHGVRLLLSLVNNLQAYGGKTQYVNWAWQEGVGLSSSNDSFFFDPSIRRYFKNYLTVLLTRKNSLTGIEYRNDPTIFAWELINEPRCMSDVSGDTLQDWINEMTAFIKSIDNKHLLTVGLEGFYGPSSPKKLTVNPERWASELGSDFVRNSDSPNIDFASVHIYPDHWFHDQGFEEKLKFVVKWMLSHIEDGDKELKKPVLFTEFGLSNLNKDYDPSQRDRFYRTIFDVIYKSAKRKRSGAGTLVWQFLIEGMEGFNDDFGIVPWEQDSIQRLMIEQSCRLSRITGRHLLDKKSIEMCSHRP, from the exons aTGGCGGCTCCTACAGGGAACGGGCCAGTGATACCAATTCTAGGTTTCCTTACATGTGTGGCTTTTATCTATCTCTCCTTTGGAGATTTGTGGTTCGGTCTCAAAACGGAGGGCGAGTTAGCATTCGTGAAACGGAATGGGACACAGTTTGTGGTCGATGGTAAGGCTCTGTATGTGAATGGTTGGAACTCTTATTGGTTCATGGACCATGCTGTGAATGATCATAGTAGACATCGCGTTAGTGCTATGCTTGAAGCTGGAGCTAAAATGGGTCTCACTGTTTGTAGAACATGGGCTTTTAATGATGGAGGCTACAATGCTCTTCAGATCTCTCCTGGTAGATTCGATGAACGAGTTTTCAAG GCCTTAGATCATGTAATCGCAGAGGCCAAAACACATGGTGTTAGGTTGCTTCTGAGCTTAGTGAATAACTTACAAGCTTATGGAGGGAAAACTCAGTACGTCAATTGGGCATGGCAGGAAGGTGTAGGCCTCAGCTCATCCAatgattccttcttctttgaccCATCTATCCGCAGATACTTCAAGAATTATCTCAcg GTGCTGCTGACCCGTAAAAACTCTTTAACCGGGATTGAGTACAGAAACGACCCAACAATTTTTGCATGGGAGTTGATAAACGAGCCTCGCTGCATGTCTGATGTCTCTGGGGATACTCTACAA GACTGGATTAACGAAATGACAGCATTCATTAAATCAATTGACAACAAGCATCTTCTAACTGTTGGCTTGGAAGGGTTCTACGGTCCCAGTAGCCCAAAAAAGCTGACAGTTAACCCCGAACGGTGGGCCTCTGAGCTTGGGTCAGATTTTGTTCGAAACTCTGATTCGCCAAACATCGATTTTGCCTCGGTTCATATCTACCCTGATCACTG GTTTCACGATCAAGGGTTTGAAGAAAAACTCAAGTTCGTTGTAAAATGGATGCTATCTCACATTGAAGATGGGGACAAGGAACTGAAGAAGCCTGTTCTGTTCACCGAGTTTGGACTCTCGAATCTGAACAAGGACTACGATCCATCGCAGCGGGATCGGTTCTACAGAACCATCTTTGATGTTATTTACAAATCAGCCAAGAGGAAGCGGTCTGGTGCAGGAACACTAGTGTGGCAGTTTCTGATAGAAGGCATGGAAGGTTTCAACGATGACTTTGGAATAGTCCCATGGGAGCAAGACTCCATTCAGAGATTAATGATTGAACAGTCTTGCAGATTGAGTCGAATCACTGGACGCCATCTTCTTGACAAGAAGTCCATAGAAATGTGTTCCCATAGACCATGA
- a CDS encoding lumazine-binding family protein (lumazine-binding family protein; FUNCTIONS IN: binding, riboflavin synthase activity; INVOLVED IN: riboflavin biosynthetic process; LOCATED IN: chloroplast; EXPRESSED IN: 22 plant structures; EXPRESSED DURING: 13 growth stages; CONTAINS InterPro DOMAIN/s: Riboflavin synthase-like beta-barrel (InterPro:IPR017938), Lumazine-binding protein (InterPro:IPR001783); Has 6777 Blast hits to 6682 proteins in 2207 species: Archae - 44; Bacteria - 4232; Metazoa - 1; Fungi - 143; Plants - 41; Viruses - 0; Other Eukaryotes - 2316 (source: NCBI BLink).), with translation MMAARTHCINLIPKVCLPQSFRTGESVTNLRFDCVSKSSKLSLKTSCGRSRTHHRRQNLSIRSVFTGIVEEMGEVKDLGMADHGGFDLKIGARVVLEDVKLGDSIAVNGTCLTVTEFNAEEFTVGLAPETLRKTSLEELKKGSPVNLERALQPVSRMGGHVVQGHVDGTGVIESMEVEGDSLWVKVKADKGLLKYIVPKGFVAVDGTSLTVVDVFDEESCFNFMMIAYTQQNVVIPTKKIGQKVNLEVDIMGKYVERLLTSGGFSKGKENI, from the exons ATGATGGCGGCTCGTACTCATTGTATCAACCTTATCCCCAAAGTATGTCTTCCACAATCCTTCAGAACTGGAGAATCAGTGACTAATCTCAGATTTGATTGCGTCTCTAAGTCATCGAAGCTTTCTCTCAAGACATCATGTGGAAGATCAAGAACGCATCACCGGAGGCAAAATCTCAGCATCCGGTCCGTGTTTACTGGAATCGTGGAGGAAATGGGTGAAGTCAAGGACTTGGGAATGGCCGATCACGGAGGATTCGACCTCAAAATCGGAGCGAGAGTGGTGTTAGAGGACGTGAAGCTCGGTGACAGTATCGCCGTGAACGGTACTTGTTTAACGGTGACGGAGTTTAACGCAGAGGAGTTCACAGTAGGGTTAGCACCGGAGACGCTGAGAAAAACATCGTTGGAGGAGTTAAAGAAAGGATCTCCGGTGAATCTGGAGCGTGCGTTGCAGCCAGTGAGCAGGATGGGTGGACACGTGGTTCAGGGACACGTGGATGGGACGGGAGTGATTGAATCAATGGAGGTAGAGGGTGATTCTTTGTGGGTGAAGGTGAAAGCTGACAAGGGTTTGTTGAAATACATTGTGCCTAAAGGATTTGTGGCTGTTGATGGGACTAGCTTGACGGTTGTTGATGTGTTTGATGAAGAGAGCTGTTTCAATTTCATGATGATTGCTTATACGCAACAGAATGTAGTGATTCCGACTAAGAAGATTGGGCAGAAAGTGAATCTTGAGGTTGATATCATGGGGAAGTATGTTGAGAGGCTTCTCACCAGTGGTGGCTTCTCCAAAG gaaaagaaaatatttga
- the LLG2 gene encoding LORELEI-LIKE-GPI ANCHORED PROTEIN 2 (LORELEI-LIKE-GPI ANCHORED PROTEIN 2 (LLG2); BEST Arabidopsis thaliana protein match is: LORELEI-LIKE-GPI ANCHORED PROTEIN 3 (TAIR:AT4G28280.2); Has 124 Blast hits to 124 proteins in 16 species: Archae - 0; Bacteria - 0; Metazoa - 0; Fungi - 0; Plants - 124; Viruses - 0; Other Eukaryotes - 0 (source: NCBI BLink).), with protein MEISPYCLLSLLPIFLLSGFSLSYDEFDGHAATSRALLQTRTTCKEDFANKNYTIITSRCKGPNYPANVCCSAFKDFACPFAEVLNDEKNDCASTMFSYINLYGRYPPGIFANMCKEGKEGLDCTDVTQSASATSDSIPRASTTASLAVLSTFLVLCLLFLSS; from the exons ATGGAGATTTCTCCTTACTGtctgctttctcttcttcccatTTTCCTCCTCTCTGGTTTCTCCCTTTCAT atgatgaatttgatgGTCACGCAGCAACAAGCAGAGCTCTTCTTCAGACAAGGACAA CCTGCAAAGAAGATTTTGCTAACAAGAACTACACAATCATAACAAGCAGATGCAAAGGACCAAATTATCCGGCAAATGTGTGTTGCTCCGCCTTCAAGGACTTTGCTTGCCCTTTTGCAGAAGTTCTTAACGACGAAAAGAACGATTGTGCCTCCACAATGTTCAGCTACATCAACCTTTACGGTCGTTATCCTCCTGGAATCTTTGCCAACATGTGTAAAGAGGGCAAAGAAGGTCTTGACTGCACTGATGTCACCCAGTCCGCATCCGCAACTTCTGATTCTATCCCACGTGCCTCCACAACTGCATCTCTCGCGGTTCTTTCTACCTTCCTCGTTCTGTGTCTTTTGTTCTTATCGTCTTGA